In Rattus norvegicus strain BN/NHsdMcwi chromosome 1, GRCr8, whole genome shotgun sequence, a genomic segment contains:
- the Ltv1 gene encoding protein LTV1 homolog: MPHRKKKPFIEKKKAVSFHLVHRSQRDPLAADETAPQRVLVPTQKVNDEERRAEQRKYGVFFDDDYDYLQHLREPSGPAELIPSSTPSTYSSRGEEDTSVFPSTGIKLPSSVFASEFEEDVGLLNKAAPVSGPRLDFDPDIVAALDDDFDFDDPENLLEDDFILQASKPTGGEGMDMLESDGDDGNEWEDMDEGGSDGCGSTGPLSDGGDISAPGSPREAMKKHLFWEEETKSRFTEYSMTSSVMRRNEQLTLHDERFEKFYEQYDDVEIGALDNAELEGTIQVDSSRLQEVLNDYYKEKAENCVKLNTLEPFEDQDLAANELDESEKEETVTVVLEEAREKWDCESICSTYSNLYNHPQLIKYEPKPKQIHLSSKTGIPLHVLPKKGLTAKQVERMQMINSSDLPKVSTQPRLKTESKEDKKARKQAIKEERKERRVEKKANKLAFKLEKRRQEKELLNLKKNVEGLKL; this comes from the exons ATG cctcacagaaagaaaaagccctttatagagaagaagaaagctgtgtCTTTTCACCTGGTCCACCGGAGCCAGAGAGACCCCTTGGCAGCAGATGAAACCGCACCGCAGAGAGTTCTGGTGCCTACACAAAAG GTAAATGATGAGGAAAGGCGAGCAGAGCAGAGGAAGTACGGCGTGTTCTTCGATGATGACTACGACTACTTGCAACACCTGAGGGAGCCATCCGGCCCCGCAGAGCTTATTCCCAGCTCCACCCCCAGCACCTACTCCAGCCGTGGGGAAGAAGACACCTCGGTGTTCCCG AGCACGGGGATTAAGTTGCCTTCATCAGTGTTTGCGTCAGAGTTTGAAGAAGATGTTGGACTGTTAAACAAAGCAGCTCCAGTTTCAG gACCTCGACTAGATTTCGATCCAGACATTGTTGCAGCTCTTGATGATGATTTTGACTTTGATGACCCAGAAAACCTCCTTGAAGATGACTTTATTCTTCAAGCCAGCAAGCCgacaggaggagaggggatggacATGCT GGAGTCTGACGGAGACGATGGCAATGAGTGGGAAGACATGGACGAGGGCGGGAGCGATGGCTGTGGCTCTACAGGCCCTCTGTCAGATGGAGGTGACATATCTGCCCCCGGCTCCCCTCGGGAAGCCATGAAAAAGCACCTgttttgggaagaggaaaccaaaAGCCGTTTCACAGAGTACTCCATGACCTCCTCAGTCATGAGGAGAAATGAACAGCTTACTCTACATGATGAGAGGTTTGAGAAG TTTTATGAACAGTATGATGACGTTGAAATTGGAGCTCTGGATAATGCGGAGTTGGAAGGCACCATTCAAGTGGACAGCAGTCGGCTGCAGGAGGTTCTGAACGACTACTAcaaggagaaggcagagaa CTGTGTAAAGTTGAATACTCTTGAGCCTTTTGAGGATCAAGATCTGGCAGCAAATGAGCTCGATGAGTCTGAGAAGGAAGAGACCGTTACTGTGGTTCTCGAGGAAGCCAGAGAGAAGTGGGACTGTGAATCCATCTGCA GTACATACTCCAATTTATACAACCACCCTCAGCTCATCAAGTATGAACCAAAA CCCAAACAGATCCACCTGTCCTCTAAGACGGGAATACCTCTCCATGTCCTACCTAAGAAAGGCCTCACAGCAAAGCAGGTCGAACGGATGCAGATGATCAACAGCAGTGATCTGCCCAAGGTGTCCACCCAGCCCCGTCTCAAAACTGAGAGCAAAGAGGATAAAAAAGCCAGAAAGCAGGCCATAAAGGAGGAGCGGAAG GAACGAAGAGTTGAAAAGAAAGCTAACAAGCTAGCATTCAAACTGGAGAAAAGAAGGCAAGAAAAGGAGCTGCTGAACTTGAAGAAAAACGTTGAAGGTCTAAAACTGTAG